ttaggagcataaatattcaatagggtccagaacttgaagctctcaacctgctccactacagccccgttgatgagaatggggaagtgctcggtgctccttttcctgtagtacacaatcatctccttagtcttggctatgttgagggataggtggttattctggcaccacacgaccacgtctctgacctccctatagactgtctcgtcgttgtctgtgatcaggcctaccactgttgtggtaGGCCTaccagatgtttctacaacttgattggagtccacctgtggtaaattcaattgattggacatgatttggaaaggcacacacctgtctatttataaggtcacacagttgacagtgcatgtcagagcaaaaaccaagccatgatgttgaaggaattgtccgtagagcgctaagacaggattgtgtcaaggcacagatctgggggaccAAAacctttctgcagcattgaaggtccccaagaacacagtggcctccatcattctgaaatagaagaagtttggaaccaccaagactcttcctagatctggccacccggccaaactgagcaatcgggggagaagggccttggtcagggaggtgaccaagaacctgatggtcactctgacagagttctagagttcctctgtggagttgggagaatgttccagaaggacaaccatctctgcagcactccaccaatcaggcattatggtagagtggccagacagaaaccactcctcagtaaaaggaacatgacagcccacttggagtttgcccaaAGTCACCTAAaggtctctcagaccatgagaaacaagcttctctggtctgatgaaaccaagattgaactctttggccggaatgccaagcgtcacgtctgaaggaaccctggcaccatccctacggtgaagcatggtggtggcagcatcatgctgtgggatgtttttcagcggcagggactgggagactagtcaggatcgagggaaagatgaacagagtaaagtacagagagatccttgatgaaaacctgctccagagcactcaggacctcagactggggcgaaggttcaccttctaacaggacaacgaccataagcacacagccaagacaaggcaggagtggcttcgggacaagtctctgaatgtccttgagtggcccagccagagcctggacttgaacccaatcaaacatctctggagaaacctgaaaatagctgtgtagcaacgctccctatccaacctgcagagaatgggagaaactccccaaatacaggtgtgccaagcttgtagcgtcatacccaagaaaactcgagggtgtaatcactgccaaaggtgcttcaacaaagtattgagtaaagggttctgaatacttatgtaaatgtgatatttccttgTTTTAAATGGCTACgtctgtttttgcttcgtcattatgggatatggtgtgtagattgatgagggaatttaaaaaatatatattttagaaaaggctgtaacgtaacaaaataaggaaaaagtcaagggtcttaatactttccaaatgcactgtacatttctTCCTATGTAATCATATAAAGCATGaatgttcaagatagcatgcatAGGTAATagcaggtctgtggagatcttcacaatttcTGTAATAATCAGTTGAGAATCTTGAACAGCATTGATCACTTACGTTTTTTACTTTTAATGTAATCGCAACTGttatccaggtcatttggttctgctGTTAGATGAATCCTGCACGGTGATATCACATTAATCTGTTCTATAAATCAACAagatatctgacattgtattccaaTTTGAACTTTGCTGAGCTTTTAAATTCTAAAAAAGGTTATACGGGATCCTTGGAAAGTCACCCCATTTGAAGTTGAAATTTAAAATGGTTACGGTAAATGTTAAGGGTTTTTGGTTTAGTCAGAAATGACTAAAATCACCAGGAATTTGGCTAAAAATGTGTTTCatttaagaaatctgttcccaagtattcccacgagaaaataaaaaaagagatgattgtgtctcattgtaatcaaggtatgaatgATTGGATTTGAAAATAACGATCTCTTTATGGGCtcagttgtggtcaatttgcagtttaCAAATGATTAGGTTCGGCTCTCCTACAAAAACCGACCAACGGCTTAATCTTTTTtcattttacccctttttctccccaatttcgtggtatccatcgcgcaccgccacaggagtcgctggtgcgcgatgagacaaggacacccctaccgaccaagccctccctaacccgggcaacgctaggccaattgtgcgtcgccccacggacctcccggtcgcggccggttacgacagagcctgggcgcgaacccagggactctgatggcacagctggcgctgctgTACAACGCAGTACAGCGcacttaaccactgcgccaccctaGTTGCCTATTCCTGAGCTAGTCCATGCTGGTCAGACCAGTTTGACCAGCATCAGACCAGCATGGACTAGCTTGAAATGTATGCTGATCTATGCTGTTTGGGAATTGACAGGTAGACAGTATGCACAACAGGAGTTAACATGCTACTGCTCCATTATTAGGTCTAGTAAGCAGTATAAGTAAAGGTTCAAATAAATTCAAATGAATAGGGCGATTAAAGGCTATTACAAACCATTTCATGAGGAACATGAGTTCTCCAGTGGAGTCAGTGGCACCAATAATCCTTTCTGGATCCAAACCTCGAGCGAAGCCCCTTAGTTTCTCTGGCTAAAACACAGTGAATCGCAGTCAATCAATGTGACAGAGCAAAGACAAATGATTGCATCTGTGTACATGCGTCGGTCTTATGGACTTACGTCATCTTTTCTCTTCTTGGGTCGACTTTCTTCTCCTTCCACACTAGTCTCTGCAGACTTCCTCTTACCCACAGACTCATGGGCCGATTTCTGTTTCTGCAGAAACTGTGCAATCAGGTCGGGGCAATCCAAATTATCCTCTGGTTCCCATGTGTTGTCGTCACTGAATAAACATACAGGCAGGTGTTAATCAAGCCCGAAAACGGCATTGGAGGGAAAGTGGTGTTTTGATTGGTCAATACAAGCAATCCACACACTAGGGATATTGTGGAAACTCACTCCGAAAAGCCTTTCCACTTGAGAAGGTACTCCACTCTTCCTTTCACTACTCTTCGATTCAACACCTTTTCCACCACAtattcttcttcctcctcctcttcctccacggGCACCACATCCTCTGCCTTCTTCTCAGCCGCCGCCGTTGTCATCGTCACCTGAGACTGGGTGGGGGCTGTGGGTGCAGGGGGATTGATGTCTGCAGCTGCAGGGGGATTGATGTCTGCAGGTGCAG
The sequence above is drawn from the Oncorhynchus gorbuscha isolate QuinsamMale2020 ecotype Even-year linkage group LG11, OgorEven_v1.0, whole genome shotgun sequence genome and encodes:
- the cbx1b gene encoding chromobox protein homolog 1b isoform X1; this translates as MSMSESTEPSNDAPTLTEAHITPASADNISPAPADNISPAPADINPPSPADINPPAPADINPPAPADINPPAPADINPSAPADINPPAAADINPPAPTAPTQSQVTMTTAAAEKKAEDVVPVEEEEEEEEYVVEKVLNRRVVKGRVEYLLKWKGFSDDDNTWEPEDNLDCPDLIAQFLQKQKSAHESVGKRKSAETSVEGEESRPKKRKDDPEKLRGFARGLDPERIIGATDSTGELMFLMKWKNSDEADLVPAKEANVKCPQVVISFYEERLTWHSYPTEEKEDDKN
- the cbx1b gene encoding chromobox protein homolog 1b isoform X2 gives rise to the protein MTTAAAEKKAEDVVPVEEEEEEEEYVVEKVLNRRVVKGRVEYLLKWKGFSDDDNTWEPEDNLDCPDLIAQFLQKQKSAHESVGKRKSAETSVEGEESRPKKRKDDPEKLRGFARGLDPERIIGATDSTGELMFLMKWKNSDEADLVPAKEANVKCPQVVISFYEERLTWHSYPTEEKEDDKN